From Zea mays cultivar B73 chromosome 3, Zm-B73-REFERENCE-NAM-5.0, whole genome shotgun sequence:
TTTCACATTAGCTTCATATATTGATTTGCAGATTGTTGTGACCAAGTCGATAGATCTGGTATCCGTGTTCGTCATCCCTCGTCCGGTTCGACAAGGTCCATACAACTCCATTACTACCACACTTGTGTTACATTTTGTTTTGTTACTTGTCCTTGTTCTTACTTGTTTGCCTATATAGTCCTAGTGCTTAGTAGTTTCTAAGCAAACTTTTCTGTTGTTCTATGCTTCCAAATCAAATCCATGTGACAACCTGACCCACAAATTAAGTGTCGGCCTAAGACCCATGTTCCTCCAACATAAGCAGTGttaggttgtacatgtcttggctATTAGTGTGTTCATTACGTCCCATACTAACCAAATAACTCAAAATCAGATGGATTCCGCACAGTTCGTAGCTAACAAGGCCATTGAATTGATGCAAGACACCTCCAAGCGTCTTTTTCCATTGCAAGGGAGAAACTTCGTCCCGAACGTGGTATGACCTCTTTCGAGGTCACCTAGCTCCGAGTTGTATTGGAACAGATTGCTAAATTCCTAGACCAGGACTCTTTGGAGTGCAAGTATGCCTTGGATTAGATAAACAAAGTTAAACATGATGAATCTGACAACGATTATGAGCCGTCGAACTTGTCCTGGCCACCCTCGCCTACTGAACCACTGACAGATGATGACTACAACTCCGCTGACCATTTCGAACAAATATGGGGTGTCGAATATGACTCTGACTAGATGCCATCCTACAGCAACAATGAGCTGTGACTTAAGTCCTGTTTTCTAATGAATAAGATAGTATAGTCTCAGTTGTAATGTGCCACCTAAGGCCTCGGTTTATTCTTGGTTAATAGTAAGTCGACCCAGTTATGTACCAACCAGGTCCTGATGTGTGGGTTCTGTGAACATGTAATTGTACTTCGTAGTGAAATGAACTATATGCTATGTACCTATGTGTTTGATTCCAATAAATATGTTGCTCGACCGTATGTTCATGTTATCATTGCTCGAATAAATGGAAAAATCTAGAAAGGTGATAGGCAAGTGGGACTCGAAAGCTGCATAAACATACAATGAAATTTGTGCCGAAGAGGTGAATGCCTACAATAGGCCAACACATTTTCTGAATGTGGAAGGATATGCTAACCTGATAAGGAAGTTCAAGGAATGCACTAGACGAACATACACTAGAGACCAAATGAAAAACAGGTGAGACACCCTTAAAAGAATGTACACCCAATGGAAGACACTCAAAGATAGGGGCACTGGTCTTGGGAGGGATCCTCACACATGTTGTATTAGTGCTACATATGACTGGTGGGCAAAACAAAATGAAGTAAGCCTTCTTGTTAACTCTGTTTACATTTACTATTTGTCATACATTCGTTGTCGGTACTAATTTTAGTTCCTGCTTTTTATTATAGGTTATGCCAGGATGTCTAATGTTCAAGAATCAACCCCTAGAAAACGAGGAGGATCTCCGAATCATGTTCAACCTAATTGTGTGCACAAATGAAATGACCTTAATTCTAGGAGCTCGACCAATGGATGCAGTTTCTTCCTCAGATGGGATTGAAGAACGGGATCTAGAATTAGTGGGAGAGAACCCAACTCTGGGCCAACCACAAGAGCAAAAGGAAAGAGACCAGTACTCCATGATTCCCCTAAGCCAAAGAAGAAAAAGGATATTAATGATGAATACATGAAAAGGATTGTGCAAGTGATTGATGCTAGGAGCTTTAGCACACACAAGACTGTCAACTCCTTCGAGGAGGATCCTGTCCATAAAGAAATTACTATGCAATTAGAGCAGGTCATCGAGGATGGTGCTCCCGAAGGAAGTGATTTCCATTTCTGTGTAACACAACTGTTGATACATAAACATCATCGTGATGTCTTTGCAACTTTGAGGACGAAGGACAGAAGGGTGTCTTGGCTACGCCGTGCCTATGAGAATTCTCATTGTCCCAAGTAGTTGCCTTTTTTTAGAACCATACCGAGAGTGTAGTTACCGGATCGATGAGTTGTCTTAGACATTACCAGCTGTGAGATCTGTTGTTTATTTATGTTTCAAACTAGTGAGATGTGTCGTTTATGTTTCAGTCCCTTAGACATTCCTAGCTGTGTTGTTTTTTCAAATTTGCAATGTCGTGTGGAATAAACAACTTTGTCACTAGTTGTTAGACATATGCCTTCTATGTGAGACTATGTGATGAGTAATGTGAACCTGATGTTCATGTTCGATGATGTTGTTGTTCTTACATTAATTTGCTATACGCTTATGTGCAGTACTTGTGCTACATGTGTACAATTATGGCAGATGTCTAGTTCTAATGACAAAATTTTAGACGAGGAGATTTTGCTGGAATTGCTTGCAATGGACATGTGGTCGAGCTTGTCCAACACACTAGTTCGTCGACCAATGGACCAAACAGGTATCCAATGGGTTGAAAAAACATTGGAGAATAGTAACATCTGTTACGACATGTTCTGAATGTGTCGTACTGTGTTCCGTCAACTTCATCGTTCGTTAGTTAATGATTATGACCTTGTTGCTATTCCAGGGGTCTCTACGAAGGAGGCCTTAGCAATGTTCCTTTGGGCATGTGGTGGACCGTAGTCGTTCAAACAACTTAGGAAAAGTTTGGGTACTCTTTGGAAACCATTAGTCACAAGTTCAGTCTTCACTGATATACACCCAAGACTAAGGGAGACAAGGTTTTGGTCACATTTCAAGGATTGAATGGCTATCGATGGTAGTCACTTCCCTGCAAGTGCCCCAATGTCGGACCAAGCAAAAATACATTGGGAGGGATGGGTATGCATCGCAAAATGTTATGGCCGCTTGTGACTTCGACATGAGGTTTATGTTTGTCGTCACTGGTCGGTGCACGATACTCGAGTTCTGCAAGATACAGTTATCACTTACGGTGACAGGTTCCCACATCCACCTAAAGGTAAAGGTGTTACGTTGACATGTATGTTTTGTATGTGTCACTATAAAGAATAATTGCATGCTAACACTAACATTTACAATTGCAGGGAAATATTACCTTGTCGATTTCGGATACCCAAACCAGAAAGGATACCTGACACCATACAAGGGACAAAAGTACCACGTGTTAGAATGGCAGCATGGACGATAGCCAGTTGGTGCGAAGGAGGTCTTTAACTATGCACATTCATCGTTAAGGAATGTGATAGAAATGTCTTTTGGAGTGTTAAAAATGAAGTGGCAGGTCCTCCTCAGTCTGCCATCGTTTTCATTGGAGAAGCAATAAAATATAATTATAGCATGTATGGCACTCCACAACTTTATTAGGTATACTGCCATCCATGATGAGACTTCGATAATGTGGATGCCAGTCCGCATGTTCAAGGGGTAGGAGGAGGAGGGGAGTAGTAGCGAACCAGctgatgagttagacatgagtgcATTTAGAGATTCTATTGTTGCAGGATTAGTTTCGTAGGTCTCTACATGTTATGAGCAATGTTGTAATGGAGAACTTAGTGACACTTTAATTTCTAGGTACTTAGTTTCATAATGTATGATATATTGTTGTTTCAGCATCAGAATCTAATCAGACATGTTCTCTCTATCCAAACACATAGATTCTAACCACCAGCTTCTCCCCACAGGTGCGATTGCCAAACACCCAGCTAGTTTTTCCTACTGGCACTATAGCCAGCCTTTTAGAAAAGCTCATCAGAAAAAAAGCTCTACCCCTCACTCTCATCTACCAATCAAACGTGTCGCTCCCGACTACCTCCGCTCAGTGCTCCCCTCTGCCTCCGTGCACGCGCTCGTCCTCGACATTTTCTGCGTCAACACAGTCTTCGTCCTGTGTGTTATCCCGTTCAGACCCATGGAGTTCCCCGTGAACGCCCTCGATCGCCGGTCTACTGTGTCGGGTCGCTGGTCTCAGGAAGCGGATAGGAAGAACAAGAAGCACATGTGCCTTTTGTGATTGGATGTGTAGTGCACCCGTTCGCTTCACGTTAAAGGTACAATGTCTACGATTTTTTTCAAGCAATATCTACAGTTTTATGTAGTTTTATGTTAGAGGGTAAACAATAGCTACCCTTCTTCTGCTTGAGCCACCTAACACTTCAATCATATCATGGGTGCATTTTTTTTATCATAGTAGTTGTTTACCTTTTCAAACAATAATAAAATCGATCTACACAATACTACCTCCGTTccaatttataatttgtttgatTTTTTTATGACAAATTTGGTCGGCTCGTCTTAATCAatttttttttagaaaaaataaaaagatcaaagtcaCATTTAAAGTGTATTATATGCTAAACGATATCACATTAAAGATAATATTTATAGATAATATTTatgaaattttttaaataagACGAGCAAGTTAAAATTAGGGTAAAAAGTAAAACTAATTATAAATTCGAACGTAGTGATTAcaatgggcctgtttggttcagcttttttctgaccagcttttctgaaaatctagctgtggagagaatctgagtatcattacgattacgtgtggaggaagataaaattGTTCATAGGGCTTAGGATtttgaaagtgacggattcctactattacaacgactcaaccgattatgtgtttatgttgattttggatggtttttgtcccaacgaattttatagaaactGACTAAAAAACTGAGTGTTTGGCAGTCTGCAGTAGCTTTTATTGGCCAGAAGCTgctagaagccgaaacaaacagggccaatATACGGCTACAGCTCCGAGCGACAGGACGCGACGTGCTGATGTGTTTTGATCTGTACTTCAGTGCAGCGGTTCAGCCTAGCAGGCACGTACGTTCAGTGTTTCTCTTCTTTTTGAAAAATATTTGACTTGTTGGAGTAGTATGAGGAGAAATATTTTTAGGGGTATCGGTCCGCGGGCTGAGGAGCGCGGGACGGCGAGGAGCGCTAGCGCGAGCGCACGGCTACAGCAAAGCCCCACAGCCCACGCACACAGGCGCCATCTTTCCTCAGCCGCTGCCTCTCCGCCCCACCGGAAGATGGCGGCGGCGCTGCGCGTCCCGCTCCAGGCTATCTTCTCCCGCTCGTCCCCTCCGTCCGCGggcctcctcctcccgctccacGCGCATCTCGTCGTGTCGGGCCGCCTCGCCGCGTCCCCCGCCGCAATCACGTCCCTCGTTTCCCTCTACGCTCGCGGCCCGGCCGCGCTGAACTCCTCCATCCCGCTTCTCCTCCCCGCCTCCGCGCCGCCTCCGCTCCCCTGCTTCAACGCCGCGCTCTCCCTGCCGCACGCGTTCGCGCTCCCGCTCTTCCGCCGCCTCCTCGTCGCGCACTCCCCCGACGCCTTCTCCTTCCCTCCCCTCTtctcctcggcccccagctcgcCGCACCTGCTCGCGCTCCATGCCCTCGCCCTCCGCTTCGGCCTCGCACACGACCTGTTCTGTGCCAGCGCTCTGCTCCGCGGGTGCCTGAGGTTCGGCCTCGCCGACCACGCGCACCGCCTGTTCGACGAATTGAGGCACCGGGATGTCGTCGTGTGGAACTCCATGGTCAATGGGTTCGTCAAACTCGGTTGCTTTGACCGCGCTACGGAGTGCTTCAGAAAGATGAGGGAGGAGGGCGAGGTGGAGATCAGCAGCTTCACAGTCACCGGAATCTTGTCCGTGTGTACAGCAACAGCCGATTTGGGGAGCGGGGCTGCAGTACATGGGTTGTCGGTGAGGTCAGGGTTTGACAAGGAGGCATCTGTGTGCAATGCATTGATAGATCTTTACGGGAAGTGCCACCAGGTGCACGATGCAACCATGGTGTTTGAGGGGCTGCCAGATACTGATAAGGATCTGTTCAGCTGGAACTCCATGCTGTCAGCACATCAGTACTCGGCTGATCACGCGGGGACGATGTGTCTCTTTGCAAGGATGAGACGTACCACACTTTTGCCTGATTCAGTGACTGTTGCCGCTGTTCTCCCCGCATGTGCACAGACTGCAGCCCTGAAGGTTGGGAGGGTGGTGCATGGATACATCGTAACGAGTGGACTGGCCTGTGATGGAGCACTGGACGTGTTTGCTTGCAATGCGCTGGCGGACATGTACACGAAGAGCGGTGGGCTGGATGAGGCTCGTTGTGTGTTTGATTGGACACGCCTACGGGATGTGGCATCATGGAACATTATGATCGATGGGTATGCGTCGCATGGGCGTGGCCGGGAGGCACTGATGTTGTTCCACCAGATGATAGAAGAAGGCCTGGTTCCAGATGAGATAACGCTGCTGGGAGCATTGTCAGCTTGTAGCCACTCTGGGCTTGTCGAGGAAGGGAAGGGTTTTCTAATGAGGATGAAAGAGGAGTTTGGATTGGAGCCACAGCTAGAGCACTATGCTTGTGTCACCGACATGCTTGGACGAGCAGGGAGGTTGGATGAAGCAAGAAAGGTAATAGAAGAGGCTGGTGATGTTGGTGCTGGTGCATGGAGGACATACCTTGCGGCGTGCCGGATGCATGGTGATAAGGAGAGAGCACAACAAGCAGCTAGGATGTTGATGATGGCAGAGGAATCAGGCAGCGGGGGATGGGTTCTGCTCGCCAACACTTATGGTTCGGATGGAAACTTTGAGGAACTCGAAGAGGTGAGAGAGGAGATGAAACGCCAAGGGGTGCAGAAGGCAGTTGGTTGCAGCTGGGTCGAGGTCGGATGAGAGAATAATGGAAGTGAAACAATTATGCATACTTTTGTTAATGGGGATGGGGACACCCTGAGGCTGACATGATTTATGAAATGATGCACACGTTAATAGGTTGGATGAAGGGATGCAGCCATCTGAGCAATTTAAATCCAATATATCTGGCAGAATTCTCATAAGTTTTCAAATTGTGCTACACAATTGGTTACACAAGCACATGGATTGGCAGTAGCCCATAAGTTAGAATGGTGCATCTGAAGATAAAGTTAAGCTCACACCATCATGACCAGCAATAAAATTTGGTCCTGGCAACAAATTTTCGCCAAATATCAGAGTTCCTGCGGCCAGTGCTCCAGCTCCGAGCCCCATTCCAAGGTTAGATGAACCGTTCTGACCTGCAAACCTTCTTGGTGGCATATTTATGTAGCTCTGTGGCACTTGCCCTCTCGTAGGATACGGTGGGGAAAAGTAACTGGGGTTTGAAGTGGGAGGTGGCAGGGTTTGTGGGATGAGTGGGGGTTGATAGCTATATCCATTACTTCCTGATGGTGATGGATCTGGCCGAGTGGTAGGGCTTTTTGGCATGGTGTTGCTGTAGCGACCATCACCTTTGCTGTGATCCCTATAATGGCTTGAGGACAATGGTGGATAGTTATAAACCGGACCATCTTCTATAGCTAGTGTGATACCGACCTGGTTTGGGTGCTTTGGTCCATCGTGTGATCCTGCACATTCACAACAGAGGCAGATAAGATGAATTCAGTCATATACTGATTGTGTTATAATCAATAAGGTCAATCTTTGTTAAGGCCATTCCAAATCACTTGCTCAATTGGTTAAACATAGCTTTGTATTGTTTTTGTGCAGATTTACCTAGTAAGATCTATCTTTTCAAGTGTTGTACTGAATTCCTGTCTGTGCAAACTTACCTATATTGTATTATCTTGAAAGAAAAAATATATAAGTTTCTGTTTACCTGAAAACTGAGTATGAACATCTTTCTCCTTGTAGATACAAATGGATATGTCGACAAACCCATGAGCTTTGTCTGACTTCTTCCTCCTTAGCTGGAAGCTTGCAGTCTCCTCAACGACTCCAGGTTGCTCCCCGCCGTGCTGAAATTTGTCGAAATACTCCTTCATCTGGACAACAGCAGCTCCCTGGAGGTGCTCCCTGAGGAAGATGGGCTCTCTCCTGTACACTTCCACCGTCAGCACCATCTGCTGCAGGTTGCTCAGACCATGCTCGTCAACCGAGACCGAGAACTTCATGCCCCAGCTTGGGTCGGAGCTCCCTGACGCATCCACCTTGGTGCAGTACTTGCTGTTGGGATCGACCCATGCGACGGAGAACCACTGCGGCTTGAGCAGCGACGATCCGCGGCCCAGGCCGCGGGCAGAGATCACACAGAACTCCACCGACGTTTTCGCCATTTGCATGAAGAGGAAAGGTGAGCAGGTCAGCCGGACGGCGAAGTGGGCCGGTGAAAACGATGGTGTGAGATTCGTTGCCTCATAGGTGCTGCTTTACCACGCTTTGTTTTCCGTGTTAGCTTTGCTGTTAACTTCTGGCCATGAAATTGATTCCAAATCTGCGGCACTAGGAGAGGGAAAAGCATAGCTGAAAAAGGGTGTGTGATTCTTCGATTGGTCATTGGCCATTGCAAATGTACACGCTTGGAAGCCCTTCGTCGCGCTGCACAGACGTCCGAATCGTGTGACCAAATTCCCATTTTTTTTTTGCGAATGCCGAATGGCGAATGCATTAGGGAAGGTGGGGCGAGCATCCGCCGCGTCTGGGAAGACTTTGATGCATGTTAAGGTACAAAGATACAGACTAAAATAATGTATCAGAGGTTCAGAATCTATAAAAAATTTGTTTCAGACATAAAATAGCTTGTATCCATTGAACATCTAGCCTAAAATAGATAATAAATTAGTGGGTTGCTCGTGCATTGTGACGGCTTACAATAATATCCATATAAACTATCTACCAAAAAACTTTTAagatttttttattgattgtctccgctcttcgtATAATattagattataaaatgacataatttcaCCATACAGGGGGGCACTTCTTCCAGGATGTTGAAAGGGAAGCCGAACAAACTTCACAAATCTTTGTTTTTTAACACACTTGACGAATTATTCGTTTAAATAACAGAAAATAAAAAACGACGAATTATATTAATTTCTTAATTATGAATTCTTTCCTTCAAACGTCTCATCATAGGGTGAAGCTTATCTGTATTGTTCAGATCTGCAGGTGCTCAGATCTATAAGCACATGGAGACATCAGATCTATAAGCACATGGAGACATCAGACATCTAGAACGACCACATCAGAGACCAGATCTGTATAACCTTGGAGATGAAGTACCGTCCAAATAATGTACCTCTTCTTTTTTGGTGAGTCAAAAATTCTAAAACTTAACTGGACACAAAAACCCAATATTTATGATGTACACTTTTTCTGTCTTAAAATAGTTGACAATCTAACTTTTTTAGAAGTCTACTATGTTGAATTTTAATCAAACATATGAAAACAATATCTTGTTTTTCATGACTCAAAATATTTGATCTCCATTACTTTGGAGATAGAGTACCTTACAAACAATGTGCCTCTCATTTTTTTTGTGAATCTAAATTTTAAACATTTAACTAGATATATAAAAAACTAATATTTATAATGTGTACTTTCTCCATCTCAAAATAGTTGACGCTCTCGCTTTTTAAGGACTATTTTTAACTTTGatagaaaacacttttctaaGAGACGTCCATTTTTAACTTTAATCAAATATATGTGAAATGTTAATATTTATAGTATATAATTAGTATCACTAGATGGATCTTTGAATATATTTCATAATAAACATATTTAGAGATATAAATGATATTAATACTTTTTTATAAATCTAGTCAAACTTTAAAAACTTTAGCCACCCCAAATAACATAACATAGTGACAACTATTTTTAGACAAAGGGAGTGGCAAGGTTGTTCCCACCAGTGAGCGTGCAAAACTGTTTCGACACCATATACACCATAGACTGAGTAGAATTTGAGAGTATTTCAGCAAGATGTACTATAAAGTGAGATTTAAATTTAAAAAAAATAGTGTGAAAGACCCTCGCCGATGAGGATAGCCTAAACGTCGTTAAATTAATAGTTGAATATGGTTTTATAGTAAACATATTTGGAGATGACTAAAAAAATTCGAATATTGTCTTAAGGAAGATGTGCATTCGGGGCCTGGAGGCAGCATTTTTGTGTCCTCTtccaggattatataatctagcttaGACTTTATTCGATTATTTCTATTATATAGATTAGATGGCACTAGAAAATTTTAAGTTTTTGATTTTGTTTGGATTCGAAACCCACTCAATCCCACCTAATACATATAGATTGAGATCAAAACGAACAAGCATTTATAAATTATATAAATACCTATTAACtcgcttatggattatcataatctatATAATCCATTTAATAATCTTTGTTGTTTGTTTACCTCTCAACTTATTTAAGTTAAATTATATAGGCTAAAGGGTAAACAAACAGTGTCTAAGGTTATCTCCCGCGAACAATACATATGCCAATATATATGCTGATATGCATGATACTACTGTAGATAGAGTAGAGTTTAAATATAAATATTGAGTTGAGTATTCTATTGGAGATAGCCGAGTCAAAAAAAAAAATTTGCTGCAAACCGCTGGGCGCCGGCCTGAGCTTGCAACATGCAAGTCTCCGCGATTGGCAATTTTAGTTAGTACGACCGACGGGCCAGCAGCGGGCACAAGTTCTGCATAATAAAGCATCATTTGCGGCATAACCGAACACTCAAATAGGTAGTATAATACATCTATACTACTACTTCAGCCCTCGCCCAATAAGAAACTATTTGAACACAGCCATCTCAAGGTTTACAATATACAGGAAGTACAAATGAAATAATATTATGGAGAACTAAGAAGGCCAGCATCCCAATCTAGGGTTGGGTGTGAACCTGTTGATACGTGGAGGGAAAGGGAAAGTGTTCCCATCGCTCACGGCTTGTAGCAGCAGGAGACCACGGTAATATGGGATTATAGGAGGGACCGTATCCATATATCTGTACAGATACACTTGTACCTCTGCAACGATATATCTGTACAGTTCATGATACTGGTTTCTTcctcaacattttggaccatatttGATCTCAAAGATATTCCTGCGCAGTAAGGCATCTGAACCAGCGGACTGAAATCAGATCAAGTAACATTATCTAGCAAGAAAATGCAGTTACATCTGACAGGCTGGAATGCGGGCACAAATTGCagattgttgtggtagcagggcgtGACATACTTAGAAGAGCAAACTCAGATAGAATATAATCCATCCCGCCATGGAGAACACAGCAAAAATGTGAACCCAGAACAAAATTGCAGCTGATTCTTTTCCACAACCTCTCAGATTTGCAACAGCACCTGCAACAAACAATCCTATCGTCAGAGTCCATAATGTGGTTTCCTTACAGATCTCAACACACAAAATTGTTAACAAGAATCTGTACGCATGAGCACATGAAGACAAGTGATAGCTGATAAGATACATCCCTTGTTGGCTTCACATACCTGACAACACTGATGTGGGCATAGAATGCTGCAGTAGCAGGACAAACTTGAACATTCTATCACCTTCGGGAATGAAACCAAGTTTATCAACTAACATGGTAATGCCAACCCCAGCAAGAGGGACCAAGACCAACCGTGCAAAAATTATAGCAACAGTGGTACGCACGCCAAGCCTCTTACTTCCTTCACCAGGGCCTGATTCCATAAAAAAACATGGGTAAAggcaaaaacattagaaatatcTCTAAACCAATAAAGATGGTCATTCTAAGGATTATCGCACCCCATGCAATTCTCCAAAGTTTTAACTAAAATAGCTACTTACCATCGACAAGATTGCCCCCAACAGCAAGTAAAATGCATGGGATCATAGCTTCTCTGAAAAGTATGCCACAGAATTAGGTGATAGATACATTCATCTCAGTTTGATAACTTTATTGGCAAGAGAGATGTTTTCGCAAAAACAAAATAGAAATGAAACATGTAGATACCCAAGAATGAGGCAGCTGTCTGTGAAAAAGAACAGAGGAGCATCATCCGTAAGTACAAAATTCTTCAAGAATGGGATAACACCGATTGCAATTGCAAAAGCCTGTGTTAAACAATGGCCAAAAGAAAAAAAGACGTAGAGTTAGTATATAAATAATTACTCAAAGAAATTGGTTTAAAAAATGCTAGTAGAACACTACAGCAGCAATACATACAGATGCAATAATTGgtggctggagaagctgcttGTCTTTCAGAAACTTAACCACACATTTAACATAGCCCATTATCTGCATAAAACAACAAAATCATTTAGTTTTGCAGTGGGAAGTAAACGCACCAAATGGATATTCGAAATCAGCTCCACTATTAGAATTTCTTACCTTTGTTCCTACAGAAGTGGCACGCTCCTTTTGAACTTCCCCAGCAGATAACAAAGGTTCATTCTCTGGTACAGTACTACTGTTAGTGTTCATAGGATATTTTCCTACTTGGGGCACTGTATTCTCTCCAGATGCCTTGATTGGGATTCCATCCTCTTCAGAACCATCAAAGGTCTGTCCTGGTGGTGGAGCAAGCATTTTGAATACATATGTGTAAACAATAATTGCACCAACCTGCAACATATAGAGGACTCACCGAGTGAATAACCTCAACAGCTAATTGTATGCATAGTCTAGGTGATAAGTGGCAATCTTTAAACAACAAGGTCACTATGCTGACATGAGTAAAAATGAGCATGTACAAGCCGAGAAAAGAGAAAAGTATGGCGTACCCATTGGCCAAATGAGATATATGCATTCCCATCTTGATTGCATTTATCAGAGTCGCCAAATGGGTTAGAAGGATCACGACATAACGCTGCAATGAGGACCAGAGGTATATTTCCAATATTTCCTGCAAAAAAAGAACCTGGATTGGTATTGGATAAACAAATGATAGATAAAAATAAAACTTATTTTCAAAACAGAAAAGTGGTACCTATTCCTATATGGATAACAGTGAACTTGAAGTATGGATATGGAGGTCTGATGATAGATGCCACAACAAATCCAATCAAAGAGCCCGATACTGCGCCAACAACAATATTTACTGGAATATACCACCTGCAAACATGCAAGTATAGATGATATAAAAAAGTAAAAGCAGAACAGAAGTGCAGAACAGTTATTTGACAAAGGAAAATTTCCAGGACACACACTCCTAAAGAAGCTTATGCACAAAAGTGGACACTTGTTATACATATACACACCAGAAGGGGGAAAGAATCCAGGGGTATGTCAAAATATAGGACAGAATAGTGAATAGTCCATTACATAAATTTCTATCATTTTCAACAAGATATAAATTGCCAGTAAGAAAAAAATATAGGTTACTATATCATATGGAAACAAACTACTTGGAATAGTGTCTCCAATCTTTACTGCAGTATTCAAAAAGTTAAACATAAAGTAGTGCTACTAAATTAATCCTGGAATCTGAAGTCAATCCCATATTGATCCATAAATTCAACTGGAACCAAATTAATGCTTGAGCGCTGATTTTCTTCACCTTCAGGTAGTCTTTTCTTTGTCCTTTTGTAGAAAGCTAGAGCTTCTAAAACTAATTTGTTCCATATGGAACCTAATTACTCAAAGATTGATCCAAATAGAAAGATAAACAATAGCACACCAATCAAGTGTGGTCAGTAATATAATATTTGTAGGATGTATTACTTATAGAGGGTCAGCAGCAT
This genomic window contains:
- the LOC103651075 gene encoding protein PIN-LIKES 6 isoform X1, which produces MMERSLLEVLATAAQGGTEGTSVLSMLKYAVLPIAKVFTVCFMGFLMASKYVNILQPNGRKLLNGLVFSLLLPCLIFSQLGRAITIEKMIQWWYIPVNIVVGAVSGSLIGFVVASIIRPPYPYFKFTVIHIGIGNIGNIPLVLIAALCRDPSNPFGDSDKCNQDGNAYISFGQWVGAIIVYTYVFKMLAPPPGQTFDGSEEDGIPIKASGENTVPQVGKYPMNTNSSTVPENEPLLSAGEVQKERATSVGTKIMGYVKCVVKFLKDKQLLQPPIIASAFAIAIGVIPFLKNFVLTDDAPLFFFTDSCLILGEAMIPCILLAVGGNLVDGPGEGSKRLGVRTTVAIIFARLVLVPLAGVGITMLVDKLGFIPEGDRMFKFVLLLQHSMPTSVLSGAVANLRGCGKESAAILFWVHIFAVFSMAGWIIFYLSLLF
- the LOC100381609 gene encoding uncharacterized protein LOC100381609; the encoded protein is MQMAKTSVEFCVISARGLGRGSSLLKPQWFSVAWVDPNSKYCTKVDASGSSDPSWGMKFSVSVDEHGLSNLQQMVLTVEVYRREPIFLREHLQGAAVVQMKEYFDKFQHGGEQPGVVEETASFQLRRKKSDKAHGFVDISICIYKEKDVHTQFSGSHDGPKHPNQVGITLAIEDGPVYNYPPLSSSHYRDHSKGDGRYSNTMPKSPTTRPDPSPSGSNGYSYQPPLIPQTLPPPTSNPSYFSPPYPTRGQVPQSYINMPPRRFAGQNGSSNLGMGLGAGALAAGTLIFGENLLPGPNFIAGHDGVSLTLSSDAPF